One Pseudomonas muyukensis DNA segment encodes these proteins:
- a CDS encoding EscU/YscU/HrcU family type III secretion system export apparatus switch protein has protein sequence MSKKPPRQAIALNYDGQQAPTLTAKGDDELAEAILALAREHEVPIYENAELVRLLARLELGEQIPEALYLTIAEIIAFAWQLRGKVPVGFSDEPAAERDITPQLPGLPYRP, from the coding sequence ATGAGCAAAAAGCCACCACGCCAGGCCATCGCCCTGAACTACGATGGCCAGCAGGCCCCGACCCTGACCGCCAAGGGCGACGACGAGCTGGCCGAGGCCATCCTCGCCCTGGCCCGCGAGCACGAGGTGCCAATCTACGAGAATGCCGAGCTGGTGCGCCTGCTGGCGCGCCTGGAGCTGGGCGAGCAGATCCCCGAAGCGCTGTACCTGACCATCGCCGAAATCATCGCGTTCGCCTGGCAGCTGCGCGGCAAGGTGCCGGTCGGTTTCAGCGACGAACCCGCCGCCGAGCGTGATATCACCCCACAACTGCCAGGCCTGCCCTACCGCCCTTGA
- a CDS encoding dermonecrotic toxin domain-containing protein → MNTRYVSHAGVRFVSDHLKDFPRPDRAAATAIRNWAARRGQTLDPDRTDVVVLHHQWRHGIGEVGVVTEKMTLTQAVLANWQGESSNNLLGAAFGRPWAGSFPDSQRITLVDRLDPPQPLSNAGAYGIYNGLFRQTVPSEYSARTHVALAAEDFQQFIWDLDFHTTYKTMLDTYWQRRASSHRLAAKIAFITACNRQVAEGSLDDPARRLAWRAAGLEQAPAPLHLRFLNIYGYVATDLLQISDPASGLTLLYIPGNAAPLHAFASPSALQDWVASQCRNRDTRAALQQHFALADVPDGLDFSGLATALDGLGLYPAPNHLSSNRPGFTAEGLWQPHTYVNYKPEQYSPLIEDDLFLALTQQQRTRSYEDAAYRITGNGAVNKARWRGYLNSAVNLLAPLAIVVPELAPIFALGGIAQFGLGLDQAISAHGQQARAEGVGNATFGLLNALPLVHAGLTREVALYRAKNEAFIAPQQVNGRLGYPLSPVSPPHLPVDEVAPYFHIPDAIAPIPGADAATYAAIDRVPRYDGTPDLLSASVGGYNAEMVYDLESDSFIFEGDLNEVDPLHYTPQAGSRDLLPVNLRNRAVSHPMRMATLRALGVDLHLPVAIPDVPTTGMRPIPRQFLGLWVGDRLIDTPLLTNLGNNAARLDGTSYNLRLYLSQANAGAYAENLRLLGIHAPGVQVLALEQQPWFSRFRESPYHAQYQAAIAGGNFSSASDVLRYPMLDSEGGIYMDVDDSLLAVGEHPHVAAGQPLGNPGEAIEHVELRTRDDGLLLFPPMSNEKLGMNWQFNTSVIGSHADNPTLRAISEEMRSRYLAEPGFYASRPSLRQDPQGFYRYAAKLNRLTGPGLLTDVVDRHLPTLKILRQITNLYQMPRINAGLYVDLDRYRAVSRQLLPFNRLVRVGGNHSWAKP, encoded by the coding sequence ATGAACACCCGTTACGTCAGCCATGCCGGTGTACGCTTTGTAAGCGACCACCTCAAGGACTTCCCTCGCCCTGATCGCGCCGCAGCCACGGCCATCCGCAACTGGGCCGCTCGCCGCGGCCAAACCCTCGACCCCGACCGTACCGATGTGGTCGTGCTGCACCATCAATGGCGCCACGGCATTGGCGAGGTTGGGGTGGTGACAGAAAAAATGACACTGACCCAGGCGGTGCTGGCCAACTGGCAGGGCGAGTCGAGCAACAACCTCCTCGGCGCAGCCTTCGGCAGGCCGTGGGCCGGAAGTTTTCCGGATAGCCAACGCATCACCCTGGTCGACCGGCTCGACCCGCCGCAGCCGCTGTCCAACGCTGGCGCCTACGGCATCTACAACGGTCTTTTCCGCCAGACCGTTCCCAGCGAGTACAGCGCCCGCACTCATGTCGCGCTCGCGGCGGAAGACTTCCAGCAGTTCATCTGGGACCTCGACTTCCACACGACCTACAAGACCATGCTGGATACCTACTGGCAGCGCCGCGCCAGCAGTCACCGCCTGGCGGCGAAGATCGCCTTCATCACCGCCTGCAACCGCCAGGTCGCCGAAGGCAGCCTCGACGACCCGGCGCGCCGGCTTGCCTGGCGCGCGGCGGGGCTGGAGCAGGCGCCCGCACCCTTGCACCTGCGCTTTCTCAACATCTATGGCTATGTCGCCACCGACCTGCTGCAGATCAGCGACCCGGCAAGCGGCCTGACCCTGCTCTACATCCCGGGCAACGCCGCGCCGCTGCATGCTTTCGCCAGCCCCAGCGCGCTGCAGGACTGGGTCGCCAGCCAGTGTCGCAACCGCGACACCCGCGCCGCGTTGCAACAGCACTTCGCCCTGGCCGACGTACCCGACGGCCTCGACTTCAGCGGCCTGGCCACCGCGCTTGACGGCCTTGGCCTGTACCCCGCGCCCAACCACCTGTCCAGCAACCGCCCAGGGTTCACCGCCGAAGGCCTTTGGCAGCCACACACCTACGTCAACTACAAGCCCGAGCAGTACAGCCCGCTGATCGAGGACGACCTGTTCCTGGCCCTGACCCAGCAGCAACGCACGCGCAGCTACGAGGATGCCGCCTACCGCATCACCGGCAACGGCGCAGTGAACAAAGCCCGCTGGCGGGGCTACCTGAACTCGGCGGTCAACCTGCTCGCTCCGCTGGCTATCGTGGTGCCAGAACTGGCGCCGATCTTCGCCCTGGGCGGCATCGCCCAGTTTGGCCTGGGTCTGGATCAAGCCATCTCTGCGCATGGCCAGCAGGCGCGTGCCGAGGGTGTGGGCAACGCCACCTTCGGCCTGCTCAATGCCCTGCCACTGGTGCATGCAGGCCTGACCCGCGAGGTAGCGCTATACCGGGCCAAGAACGAGGCTTTCATCGCGCCACAGCAGGTCAATGGCCGCCTGGGCTACCCACTGAGCCCAGTCTCGCCACCGCACCTGCCGGTCGACGAGGTCGCGCCTTACTTTCATATTCCCGATGCCATTGCGCCAATCCCGGGGGCCGATGCCGCCACCTACGCAGCCATCGACCGGGTCCCTCGCTACGACGGCACACCCGACCTGCTGAGCGCCTCGGTGGGCGGTTACAACGCCGAGATGGTCTACGACCTGGAGAGTGACAGCTTCATCTTCGAAGGCGACCTCAACGAAGTCGACCCGCTCCATTACACTCCCCAGGCCGGCAGCCGCGACCTGCTGCCGGTGAACCTGCGCAACCGGGCCGTCAGCCACCCGATGCGCATGGCCACCCTGCGCGCACTCGGCGTGGACCTGCACCTGCCGGTGGCGATACCTGATGTGCCAACCACCGGCATGCGGCCCATTCCACGGCAGTTCCTCGGTCTGTGGGTAGGCGACAGGCTCATCGACACGCCATTGCTGACCAACCTGGGCAACAACGCCGCGCGGCTCGACGGCACCTCATATAACCTGCGCCTTTATCTGTCCCAGGCCAACGCTGGCGCCTACGCCGAAAACCTGCGCCTGCTGGGCATCCATGCACCCGGCGTCCAGGTGCTGGCCCTGGAACAACAGCCATGGTTCAGCCGTTTTCGAGAGAGCCCCTACCATGCCCAGTACCAAGCCGCGATTGCCGGCGGCAACTTCTCGTCGGCCTCGGATGTATTGCGTTATCCAATGCTAGATAGCGAGGGCGGCATCTACATGGACGTGGACGACAGCCTGCTGGCCGTGGGAGAGCATCCTCACGTCGCCGCCGGCCAGCCGCTCGGCAACCCCGGCGAAGCCATCGAACACGTCGAGCTCAGAACCCGCGACGACGGGCTGCTGCTGTTCCCACCGATGTCCAATGAAAAGCTCGGCATGAACTGGCAGTTCAATACCAGCGTGATCGGCAGCCATGCCGACAACCCGACATTGCGGGCGATCAGCGAGGAAATGCGCAGCCGCTACCTGGCCGAACCAGGCTTCTATGCCAGCCGGCCCAGTTTGCGCCAGGACCCGCAGGGCTTCTATCGCTATGCCGCCAAACTCAACCGCCTGACCGGTCCCGGGCTGCTCACCGACGTGGTCGACCGGCACCTGCCGACGCTGAAGATCCTGCGCCAGATCACCAACCTGTACCAGATGCCCCGTATCAACGCCGGCCTGTACGTGGACCTGGACCGCTATCGGGCGGTCTCGCGGCAGTTGCTGCCGTTCAATCGCCTGGTGCGCGTGGGTGGCAATCACTCATGGGCCAAGCCCTGA
- a CDS encoding dermonecrotic toxin domain-containing protein, with product MSSTLVNAAGKQFVRDHLKHIPQPYEQASIAMRAWLQEQGHDLDPDQTDVVTLRYHGNHAVIDQRLSLTQALLSDWQGESEVLVGIFTGHWAGRFPQGALTIVDRLPDIGTLNGALTYSVFNGLFRRTTPQRYDSTTLLSVDVEAMQKYISHLNFHTLFVSQLDAYWQQGTHSHAQSLQLSYLAACNKQVAQGSLSEAGRQMAWQAAGVMERVDNLQVRPLNVYGYAATDLIYIKRPTQPQVLLYLPGNAAPFHEFDTLSAMQDWFAQQCRDSAKRQRLRQYFKMSDAPDGFNFSGLDTALQGLAAYPQRYERGYESGFTYDGYWPAGEYVNYKADHYSPVLEGDLFTAITERQREHSLDDAHFSITTNAQVSKARWRGYLVTTLNLVAPLALVVPELIPLLAVGGIAQLGLGIDQIVNGKTAQDTPDGLENIGFGLLNATPFAALAAERVRMFFPGKSSRFIVRVNDRLGHPLGPTRPPRLEDYFSPPAPPVPSNQIIRLPTSRLDGTRGILAALSADGAERQAAEVLYDPENDAFRLKSQANEVNPPYYQITDGTADLHPVNLSARQVDDQMREATLEKLGVELELPLDMPPEDDNSPALALKKQVLSLWVGNKEIPAHLLSNIAANARMLKQAGYDFKLYLTQTDKALFNTNRAALQTLIDDGVLDLRPLEDEQFFKTFIDSANHAQYQHALTGEGANFSSACDVLRYPMLFDEGGIYMDIDDEVVHVADTVPPFVKLSITDLHTPKEGLILGAPMDNELMNMQCHYNTNAIGSHAQNPLLTQISEEMEFRYAQNTTFYDSKPAKGEPAFEHYVQELSRMTGPGLLNDVIAEYMPRLEFLRKVIKLESIPMTVRGYFTEPLAADIKLARERDLALTTVIKPGNEHSWS from the coding sequence ATGAGCTCGACCCTGGTAAACGCTGCGGGCAAACAATTCGTCCGCGACCACCTTAAACACATTCCGCAGCCCTACGAGCAAGCTTCCATCGCCATGCGTGCCTGGCTGCAAGAACAAGGTCATGACCTCGACCCGGATCAGACAGACGTCGTCACCCTGCGCTACCACGGCAATCATGCCGTCATCGACCAGCGCCTGTCCCTCACCCAGGCACTGCTCTCGGACTGGCAGGGTGAAAGCGAGGTCCTGGTCGGGATTTTCACAGGCCACTGGGCAGGCCGCTTTCCACAAGGGGCTCTGACCATTGTCGATCGCCTCCCAGATATCGGGACGCTCAACGGCGCCCTCACCTACAGCGTCTTCAACGGCCTGTTCCGCAGGACCACCCCGCAGCGCTACGACAGCACCACGCTCTTGTCGGTGGATGTCGAGGCCATGCAGAAATACATCTCGCACCTGAATTTCCACACCCTCTTCGTCTCGCAGCTGGATGCTTACTGGCAACAGGGTACGCACAGCCATGCCCAGTCCCTGCAACTAAGCTACCTCGCCGCCTGCAACAAGCAGGTTGCGCAAGGTTCATTGAGCGAGGCTGGCCGACAGATGGCCTGGCAAGCCGCCGGGGTGATGGAGAGGGTCGACAACCTGCAGGTCAGGCCCCTGAACGTGTATGGCTACGCTGCCACCGACCTGATCTACATCAAACGCCCAACACAACCACAGGTGCTGCTGTACCTGCCAGGCAACGCTGCGCCCTTCCATGAGTTCGACACCTTGTCGGCCATGCAGGACTGGTTCGCGCAACAGTGTCGCGACAGCGCGAAGCGCCAGCGGCTGCGCCAATACTTCAAGATGTCCGACGCCCCCGACGGGTTTAATTTCAGTGGCCTGGATACTGCCCTCCAGGGCCTTGCCGCCTACCCACAGCGCTACGAACGAGGCTATGAGTCCGGTTTTACCTACGACGGCTACTGGCCCGCTGGCGAATACGTCAACTACAAGGCCGACCATTACAGCCCAGTGCTCGAAGGAGACCTGTTCACCGCCATTACCGAGCGACAGCGAGAACACAGCCTGGACGATGCGCATTTTTCCATCACCACCAATGCCCAAGTGTCCAAGGCACGCTGGCGCGGCTACCTGGTGACCACGCTCAATCTGGTGGCGCCCCTGGCCCTGGTGGTTCCCGAGCTGATTCCACTGCTCGCCGTCGGCGGTATCGCGCAGCTTGGCCTGGGGATCGACCAGATCGTCAACGGCAAGACCGCCCAGGACACGCCAGATGGCCTGGAAAACATCGGGTTCGGCCTCTTGAATGCCACCCCCTTTGCCGCCTTGGCTGCCGAGCGCGTGCGCATGTTCTTCCCAGGAAAAAGCTCGAGATTCATCGTGCGCGTGAATGATCGGCTGGGCCACCCGCTGGGGCCAACCCGGCCGCCGCGGTTGGAAGACTACTTCTCCCCGCCCGCGCCCCCGGTGCCGAGCAACCAGATCATCAGGCTGCCGACCAGCAGGCTGGACGGTACCCGTGGAATCTTGGCGGCCCTGAGTGCCGACGGCGCTGAGCGACAGGCCGCAGAAGTGCTGTACGACCCAGAAAACGATGCATTCCGCCTCAAGTCGCAGGCTAACGAGGTGAATCCACCCTACTACCAGATCACTGACGGAACGGCCGACCTGCACCCAGTCAACCTGTCCGCACGCCAGGTCGACGATCAGATGCGCGAAGCGACACTGGAAAAACTGGGGGTTGAGCTGGAACTCCCCCTCGACATGCCCCCCGAGGACGACAACAGCCCTGCGCTTGCACTGAAAAAGCAAGTGCTCAGCCTCTGGGTCGGCAACAAGGAAATTCCAGCGCATCTGCTGAGCAACATAGCAGCCAATGCCAGGATGCTTAAACAAGCGGGCTATGACTTCAAGTTATACCTGACCCAGACCGACAAGGCCTTGTTCAATACCAACAGAGCAGCGCTGCAAACCTTGATCGACGACGGAGTTCTGGACTTGCGCCCGCTGGAGGATGAACAGTTCTTCAAGACCTTCATCGACTCTGCAAACCACGCTCAATATCAGCACGCCCTGACCGGCGAGGGCGCAAACTTCTCATCGGCTTGCGACGTGCTCCGCTACCCTATGCTGTTCGACGAGGGAGGCATTTACATGGACATCGATGATGAAGTGGTCCATGTCGCGGACACCGTGCCGCCCTTTGTAAAACTCTCCATCACCGACCTGCACACCCCCAAGGAAGGGCTTATCCTGGGCGCGCCGATGGACAATGAGCTGATGAACATGCAGTGCCATTACAACACCAACGCGATCGGCAGCCATGCGCAAAACCCGCTGCTGACACAGATCTCGGAAGAGATGGAGTTTCGCTACGCGCAAAACACCACGTTCTACGACAGCAAGCCGGCAAAAGGCGAGCCGGCGTTTGAACACTATGTCCAAGAGTTGAGCAGGATGACCGGGCCTGGCTTGCTTAACGATGTGATTGCCGAGTACATGCCGCGCCTGGAGTTTCTGCGAAAAGTCATCAAGCTGGAGTCCATACCGATGACCGTTCGTGGTTATTTCACCGAGCCGCTGGCGGCAGACATCAAGCTTGCCCGGGAACGCGACCTGGCACTGACCACGGTGATCAAACCCGGCAACGAGCACTCCTGGAGCTGA
- a CDS encoding DUF2802 domain-containing protein: MIFEVAVIFLALLWALSLWFFLNYSKRQRELAAQQAEGDALRDQRIKDLAKRLDDYQNGTVRMGEAIHELRAVVAPLPEKLQQLEQRDPNSVTFTQAAKLVVMGASVEELTQTCGLTQAEAQLMSKLHRGE, translated from the coding sequence TTGATCTTCGAGGTTGCTGTCATCTTCCTGGCGCTGCTCTGGGCGCTGAGCCTGTGGTTCTTCCTCAACTACAGCAAGCGCCAGCGCGAGCTGGCCGCCCAGCAGGCCGAGGGCGATGCGCTGCGTGACCAGCGCATCAAGGACCTGGCCAAGCGCCTGGACGACTACCAGAACGGCACCGTGCGCATGGGCGAGGCGATCCACGAACTGCGCGCGGTGGTCGCGCCGTTGCCCGAGAAACTGCAGCAACTCGAGCAACGCGACCCCAACAGCGTCACCTTCACCCAGGCGGCCAAGCTGGTGGTGATGGGCGCCAGTGTCGAAGAGCTGACCCAGACCTGCGGCCTGACCCAGGCCGAGGCGCAGCTGATGAGCAAGCTGCACCGCGGCGAGTGA
- a CDS encoding chemotaxis protein CheW — protein sequence MKKSSAQGSEDPILQWVTFRLDNESYGINVMQVQEVLRYTEIAPVPGAPSYVLGIINLRGNVVTVIDTRQRFGLMSSEVTDNTRIVIIEADKQVVGILVDSVAEVVYLRQSEIETAPNVGNEESAKFIQGVCNKNGELLILVELDKMMTEEEWSELENI from the coding sequence ATGAAAAAGTCGTCTGCACAAGGTTCCGAAGATCCGATCCTGCAATGGGTCACCTTCCGTCTGGACAACGAGTCCTACGGCATCAATGTGATGCAGGTGCAGGAAGTGTTGCGCTACACCGAGATCGCCCCGGTACCGGGCGCACCGAGCTACGTGCTGGGCATCATCAACCTGCGCGGCAACGTGGTGACGGTGATCGACACCCGCCAGCGCTTCGGCCTGATGTCCAGCGAAGTCACCGACAACACCCGCATCGTCATCATCGAGGCGGACAAGCAGGTGGTCGGTATCCTCGTCGACAGCGTCGCTGAAGTGGTGTACCTGCGCCAGTCGGAGATCGAGACCGCGCCGAATGTCGGCAACGAAGAGTCGGCCAAGTTCATCCAGGGCGTTTGCAACAAGAACGGCGAGCTGCTGATCCTGGTCGAACTGGACAAGATGATGACCGAGGAAGAGTGGTCCGAGCTGGAGAACATCTGA
- a CDS encoding CheW domain-containing protein → MNQARPITSKPQMALQSYLDGLLQEATEIFDLPEHAPAVSAPAIEAAPSDEFEAAVREEQARDAQRQDAPAPVPAPARPFAEPHAKVLPTVLPPAPPVEAPVVSVVATTQVAEASIALPSEAPAAELVVPLVELQAPVAPAAPTPPATVDGRPAWAAEPFECLLFDVAGLTLAVPLVCLGSIYTLAGQELTPLFGQPDWFLGILTCQAGNLKVLDTARWVMPDRYRDDFRQGLQYVISVQGYEWGLAVHQVSRSLRLDPAEIKWRSQRGQRPWLAGTVIEHMCALLDVAELAELIASGAVKQMNTKHN, encoded by the coding sequence ATGAACCAGGCGCGGCCTATCACCAGCAAGCCCCAGATGGCCCTGCAGTCCTACCTCGATGGGTTGCTGCAGGAGGCCACCGAAATATTCGACCTGCCGGAGCATGCACCGGCAGTCAGCGCGCCGGCGATCGAAGCGGCGCCCAGCGATGAATTCGAGGCGGCCGTCCGTGAGGAGCAGGCCCGCGACGCCCAGCGTCAGGACGCGCCTGCGCCTGTGCCGGCACCGGCACGGCCTTTCGCCGAGCCGCACGCCAAGGTCCTGCCCACTGTTCTGCCCCCGGCGCCCCCTGTAGAGGCGCCGGTGGTCAGCGTGGTGGCAACCACCCAGGTGGCCGAAGCCAGCATTGCGCTACCCAGCGAAGCCCCGGCCGCCGAGCTGGTGGTGCCACTGGTCGAACTGCAGGCCCCGGTCGCGCCTGCTGCGCCGACCCCACCGGCCACGGTCGATGGGCGTCCGGCCTGGGCCGCCGAGCCGTTCGAATGCTTGCTGTTCGACGTGGCCGGCCTGACCCTGGCGGTCCCCCTGGTCTGCCTCGGTTCGATCTACACCCTGGCCGGGCAGGAGCTGACACCGCTGTTCGGCCAGCCGGACTGGTTCCTCGGCATCCTCACGTGCCAGGCGGGCAACCTCAAGGTGCTGGATACGGCGCGTTGGGTCATGCCCGACCGCTACCGCGACGATTTTCGCCAGGGCCTGCAGTACGTGATTTCCGTGCAGGGCTACGAATGGGGCCTGGCGGTACACCAGGTCAGCCGTTCGCTGCGCCTGGACCCGGCCGAGATCAAGTGGCGCAGCCAACGCGGCCAGCGTCCGTGGCTGGCGGGCACGGTGATCGAACACATGTGCGCGCTGCTCGATGTGGCCGAACTGGCCGAGCTGATCGCCAGTGGCGCGGTCAAGCAGATGAACACCAAACACAACTGA
- a CDS encoding ParA family protein, whose protein sequence is MRVWAVANQKGGVGKTTTTIALAGLLAEAGKRVVVVDLDPHGSMTSYFGHNPDALEHSCYDLFLHKGTVPEGLPGQLLLPTSDERISLLPSSTALAVLERQSPGQSGLGLVIAKSLAQLWQDFDFALIDSPPLLGVLMVNALAASQQLVIPVQTEFLAVKGLERMVGTLGMINRSRKQALPYQIVPTLFDRRTQASLGTLKVLRDTYGEQVWQGYIPVDTRLRDASRNGVTPSQFDGKSRGVVAYRALLKHLLTYRSALQVA, encoded by the coding sequence ATGAGAGTCTGGGCAGTAGCCAATCAAAAAGGTGGCGTCGGCAAGACCACCACCACCATCGCTCTGGCCGGCCTGCTGGCCGAGGCGGGCAAGCGCGTGGTCGTGGTCGACCTGGACCCCCACGGCTCGATGACCAGCTACTTCGGGCATAACCCCGACGCGCTCGAGCACAGTTGCTATGACCTGTTCCTGCACAAGGGCACGGTGCCCGAGGGCCTGCCGGGCCAACTGCTGCTGCCCACCAGCGACGAGCGCATCTCGCTGCTGCCGTCGAGCACCGCGTTGGCGGTGCTCGAGCGCCAGTCGCCAGGGCAGAGCGGCCTGGGCCTGGTGATCGCCAAGAGTCTGGCGCAGCTGTGGCAGGATTTCGACTTCGCCTTGATCGACAGCCCGCCCTTGCTCGGCGTGCTGATGGTCAACGCCCTGGCCGCCAGCCAGCAACTGGTGATCCCGGTGCAGACCGAGTTCCTTGCGGTCAAGGGCCTGGAGCGCATGGTCGGGACCCTGGGCATGATCAACCGCTCGCGCAAGCAGGCGCTGCCGTATCAGATCGTGCCCACGCTGTTCGACCGCCGTACCCAGGCCTCGCTGGGCACCCTGAAAGTGCTGCGCGACACCTATGGCGAGCAGGTCTGGCAGGGTTACATCCCGGTTGACACGCGCCTGCGCGACGCCAGCCGCAACGGTGTCACGCCGTCGCAGTTCGACGGCAAGAGCCGTGGTGTGGTGGCCTACCGGGCGCTGCTCAAGCACCTGCTTACCTACCGCTCTGCGTTGCAGGTGGCGTGA
- the motD gene encoding flagellar motor protein MotD gives MARRRHTEEHENHERWLVSYADFITLLFAFFVVMYSISSINEGKYKVISQALIGVFNDPDRTMKPIPIGEERPLSVRPAEPLIKDSEQTDAGLAQSSADPLKTISDDVRDAFGDLIKSNQMTVRGNELWVEIELNSSLLFASADAMPSDVAFEIIEKVAKILKPFANPVHVEGFTDNLPIRTAQYPTNWELSSARAASIVRLLAMEGVNPARMASVGYGEYQPVASNDSAEGRARNRRVVLVISRNLEVRRSLTGSGSANATPDAALRRAGTQSAPATPASVAGQ, from the coding sequence ATGGCCCGCCGTCGTCATACCGAGGAACATGAAAACCACGAACGCTGGCTGGTGTCGTATGCCGACTTCATCACCCTGTTGTTCGCCTTCTTCGTGGTCATGTACTCGATCTCCTCGATCAACGAGGGTAAGTACAAGGTCATCTCCCAGGCGCTGATCGGGGTGTTCAACGACCCCGATCGGACCATGAAGCCGATCCCCATCGGCGAGGAGCGGCCATTGTCGGTGCGCCCGGCCGAGCCGTTGATCAAGGACAGCGAGCAGACCGACGCGGGCCTGGCGCAGAGTAGCGCCGACCCGCTCAAGACCATCAGCGACGATGTTCGCGATGCCTTCGGTGACCTGATCAAGTCCAACCAGATGACAGTGCGCGGCAACGAGCTGTGGGTCGAGATCGAGCTCAACTCCTCGCTGCTGTTTGCCAGTGCCGATGCCATGCCCAGCGATGTCGCCTTCGAGATCATCGAGAAGGTGGCGAAGATCCTCAAGCCGTTCGCCAACCCGGTGCACGTCGAGGGCTTCACCGACAACCTGCCGATCCGCACCGCCCAGTACCCGACCAACTGGGAACTGTCCTCGGCGCGGGCGGCGAGCATCGTCCGCCTGTTGGCCATGGAAGGGGTCAACCCGGCGCGCATGGCCTCGGTGGGCTACGGCGAGTACCAGCCGGTGGCCAGCAACGACAGTGCCGAGGGCCGCGCGCGCAACCGCCGCGTGGTCCTGGTGATTTCGCGCAACCTCGAGGTACGTCGCAGCCTGACCGGCAGCGGCAGCGCCAATGCCACCCCCGATGCCGCGCTGCGCCGGGCTGGCACACAAAGTGCACCAGCCACGCCTGCATCGGTGGCGGGGCAATAA
- a CDS encoding flagellar motor protein produces the protein MDVLSLIGLILAFVAIVGGNFLEGGHVGALLNGPAALIVLGGTLAAALLQSPLSSFKRALQIVRWIFFPPRVDLVGGIDRVVNWSLTARKEGLLGLEGVADAEPDPYARKGLQLLVDGAEPEAIRSILEVDFLTQEARDIQAAKVFESMGGYAPTIGIIGAVMGLIHVMGNLADPSQLGNGIAVAFVATIYGVASANLILLPIANKLKAITLRQSRYREMLLEGLLSIAEGENPRSIELKLQGFME, from the coding sequence ATGGATGTCCTCAGCCTTATCGGCCTGATCCTCGCCTTTGTCGCCATCGTCGGCGGCAACTTCCTCGAGGGTGGCCACGTTGGCGCGCTGCTCAACGGCCCGGCCGCGCTGATCGTGCTGGGCGGTACGCTGGCGGCGGCGCTGCTGCAGTCGCCGCTGTCGTCGTTCAAGCGCGCCTTGCAGATCGTGCGCTGGATCTTCTTCCCGCCACGGGTCGACCTGGTGGGCGGCATCGACCGGGTGGTGAACTGGAGCCTGACCGCGCGCAAGGAAGGCCTGCTGGGCCTGGAAGGCGTGGCCGACGCCGAGCCCGACCCTTATGCGCGCAAGGGCCTGCAACTGCTGGTCGATGGCGCCGAGCCGGAAGCCATCCGCAGCATCCTCGAAGTCGACTTCCTGACCCAGGAAGCCCGTGACATCCAGGCTGCCAAGGTGTTCGAGAGCATGGGCGGCTACGCGCCGACCATCGGCATCATCGGCGCGGTCATGGGCCTGATCCACGTGATGGGCAACCTGGCCGACCCGTCGCAGCTGGGCAACGGCATCGCCGTGGCCTTCGTCGCCACCATCTATGGCGTGGCCAGCGCCAACCTGATCCTGCTGCCGATCGCCAACAAGCTCAAGGCCATCACCCTGCGCCAGTCGCGCTACCGTGAAATGCTCCTCGAGGGCCTGCTGTCGATCGCCGAAGGCGAGAACCCGCGCTCGATCGAGCTGAAGCTGCAAGGCTTCATGGAGTAA